The Pseudomonadota bacterium genome includes a region encoding these proteins:
- the mltB gene encoding lytic murein transglycosylase B, with protein MFFSVSLLVLSLLLSVGTQAGELAEPHPGAEAFVERVVVEHGLDADEVREVLAEARYQQSIIDAITRPAEARPWYRYRPIFVTETRIAAGAEFWRANEAEIRAAAQRFSVSPAIIVAIIGVETNYGMNTGSFRVIDALATLGFYFPRRADFFASELGHFLSLAGEESLPVTEVRGSYAGAMGVGQFMPSSYRAYAIDMDGSGRRDLWRSLPDALGSIANYLARHGWEADGPIARRVDGDVPVDASAFSLKPEHRLGQLVDMGVAVEVGDLPPDTPATLVELETENGAEYWVGFQNFYVITRYNRSPLYAMAVYQLAEAIRERAVR; from the coding sequence ATGTTTTTTTCGGTCAGCCTGCTGGTTTTGTCGCTGCTGCTGTCGGTCGGCACCCAGGCCGGTGAACTCGCCGAGCCGCATCCCGGCGCCGAGGCGTTTGTCGAACGGGTCGTGGTCGAGCATGGCCTGGATGCCGACGAGGTGCGTGAGGTGCTGGCCGAGGCCCGATACCAGCAATCGATCATTGACGCCATCACGCGGCCGGCCGAGGCCCGCCCCTGGTACCGCTACCGGCCGATATTCGTGACCGAGACGCGCATTGCCGCTGGCGCTGAGTTCTGGCGCGCCAATGAGGCTGAAATACGCGCGGCGGCGCAGCGGTTTTCGGTGTCGCCGGCGATCATCGTTGCCATCATAGGCGTCGAGACCAACTACGGCATGAACACCGGCAGCTTTCGGGTCATCGACGCGCTGGCCACGCTGGGTTTCTACTTTCCCCGCCGGGCCGATTTTTTTGCCTCGGAACTGGGACATTTCCTGAGCCTGGCCGGCGAAGAATCGCTGCCGGTCACCGAGGTGCGCGGCTCGTATGCCGGTGCCATGGGGGTGGGTCAGTTCATGCCGTCGAGCTATCGCGCCTACGCCATCGACATGGATGGTAGCGGCCGCCGCGATCTGTGGCGCTCGCTGCCGGACGCGCTCGGCTCGATTGCCAACTACCTGGCTCGCCACGGCTGGGAAGCCGATGGCCCGATCGCCCGCCGTGTCGATGGCGACGTTCCCGTGGATGCGTCAGCGTTTTCGCTCAAGCCCGAACATCGGCTCGGTCAATTGGTCGACATGGGGGTGGCGGTGGAGGTCGGCGACCTGCCGCCAGATACGCCGGCCACGCTGGTTGAGCTGGAAACGGAAAATGGTGCCGAGTACTGGGTTGGCTTCCAGAATTTCTATGTCATTACCCGCTACAACCGGTCGCCCCTTTATGCAATGGCTGTCTACCAGCTGGCCGAAGCCATTCGCGAGCGGGCTGTCCGGTGA
- a CDS encoding DUF493 domain-containing protein, whose amino-acid sequence MAPDDSPLSFPCRWPVKAMVMADDDALHQVLSVIARHAEMPGEHDVSIRPSRHGRYESITVVIEAQSRRQLEAVYSEIRALDVVKMTL is encoded by the coding sequence ATGGCGCCCGACGACAGTCCACTGTCCTTTCCCTGCCGCTGGCCGGTCAAGGCCATGGTGATGGCCGACGACGACGCATTGCATCAGGTGCTGTCGGTCATCGCGCGACACGCCGAGATGCCCGGCGAACACGACGTGAGCATCCGGCCCAGTCGTCATGGCCGCTATGAAAGCATTACCGTTGTGATCGAGGCCCAGTCGCGTCGCCAGCTCGAGGCCGTCTACAGCGAAATCCGGGCACTGGATGTCGTGAAGATGACGCTATGA
- the rodA gene encoding rod shape-determining protein RodA produces the protein MRTLAVNKLRAADSLLVRSLSTLRLDPVLVVMLAVLMGVGLLVLYSAGERNPDLVWRQSVRFGVGLAVMVGLAQVPPRLLRLWGPWLYLLTVLALIAALIVGVGRGAQRWLDLGLIRFQPSEAMKLALPLMLAIMLDRRPLPPDWRMLAVASALIGLPVALIVVQPDLGTAVLVALSGLCLLFLAGLGWRVILTLAAGLAASAPLIWLRLHDYQRERILTFLDPESDPLGQGWNIIQSKIAVGSGGMTGKGWLGGSQSHLEFLPEPHTDFILSVAAEEFGFIGVAVLLVIYAAIILRALFLASQCRDTFARLLSGALVFMFFVYLAVNAGMVSGLLPVVGVPLPLISYGGTSAVTLLAGFGVVMGLYSRRRFMG, from the coding sequence GCGCGGCAGATTCCCTGCTGGTTCGGAGTCTGAGCACATTACGGCTCGACCCGGTGCTTGTCGTCATGCTGGCCGTGCTGATGGGCGTCGGGCTGTTGGTGCTGTACTCTGCGGGCGAGCGGAATCCGGACCTGGTTTGGCGCCAGAGCGTGCGTTTCGGTGTCGGGCTGGCGGTCATGGTTGGTCTGGCCCAGGTGCCGCCTCGGCTGTTGCGTCTGTGGGGTCCCTGGCTGTATCTGCTGACCGTGCTGGCGCTCATCGCGGCCCTGATCGTCGGGGTTGGGCGCGGTGCCCAGCGCTGGCTGGATCTGGGCCTGATTCGCTTTCAGCCGTCCGAGGCGATGAAGCTGGCACTGCCGCTGATGCTGGCAATCATGCTCGATCGGCGACCCCTGCCGCCGGACTGGCGCATGCTGGCAGTGGCGTCGGCACTGATTGGCCTGCCGGTCGCACTGATCGTGGTACAGCCGGACCTCGGTACAGCGGTTCTGGTCGCGCTCAGCGGTTTATGCCTGCTGTTCCTGGCGGGACTTGGCTGGCGCGTGATCCTGACACTGGCGGCCGGACTGGCCGCTTCCGCGCCGCTGATCTGGCTGCGGCTGCACGATTATCAGCGCGAGCGCATTCTCACCTTCCTTGATCCGGAGAGTGACCCGCTGGGCCAGGGCTGGAACATCATTCAGTCAAAGATAGCGGTCGGGTCGGGCGGCATGACGGGCAAGGGCTGGCTGGGTGGCAGCCAGTCGCACCTCGAGTTTCTGCCCGAGCCCCACACGGATTTCATTTTGTCGGTGGCGGCAGAGGAATTCGGGTTTATCGGAGTCGCTGTGCTGCTGGTGATCTACGCAGCCATCATTCTGCGCGCCCTGTTTCTGGCCAGCCAGTGTCGTGATACTTTCGCCCGGCTGCTGTCAGGGGCGCTGGTGTTCATGTTCTTCGTCTACCTGGCGGTCAATGCCGGCATGGTCTCCGGACTGTTGCCCGTGGTCGGCGTGCCGCTGCCCTTGATCAGCTACGGTGGTACCTCGGCGGTGACGCTGCTTGCCGGGTTCGGTGTCGTCATGGGCCTGTACAGCCGCCGCCGATTCATGGGTTGA
- a CDS encoding D-alanyl-D-alanine carboxypeptidase — translation MQSNRIIPSCLLTALIILSAADLAAQSPVPAAPSIGATSYILVDYHSQATIAEQQSDARVEPASITKLMTSYVVFREITRGNLALDEAVLISEKAWRTEGSRMFVEVGKQVPVEALLKGVIIQSGNDASVALAEHVAGSEEVFAGMMNEAARQLGMSGTHYVNATGLPHPEQYTTARDTARLAAALIREFPDFYAWYSEREYTFNEIRQHNRNRLLWRDPSVDGLKTGHTESAGYCLVTSAMRDGMRLVSVVMGTDSEEARATASQSLLNYGFRFFETYQLYEAGDELSVERVWKGQSDSVRLGVSEDLFLTIPRGRYDALEARLEMGDTLIAPLTQGERVGRLVISLDDSDLEERDLVALDAVEAAGFFGRSMDAMRLWVGGLFGGD, via the coding sequence ATGCAATCGAATCGAATCATTCCATCCTGCCTACTGACCGCGCTGATCATCCTGTCAGCGGCCGACCTGGCCGCCCAGTCGCCGGTGCCGGCCGCGCCCTCGATCGGTGCCACAAGCTACATCCTCGTCGACTACCATAGCCAGGCCACGATCGCCGAGCAGCAGTCGGATGCCCGGGTCGAGCCGGCGAGCATCACCAAGCTGATGACGTCGTACGTCGTTTTCCGCGAAATCACCCGCGGCAATCTGGCGCTTGACGAGGCGGTGCTGATCTCTGAGAAAGCCTGGCGCACCGAGGGCTCGCGCATGTTTGTCGAGGTCGGCAAGCAGGTGCCGGTCGAGGCACTGCTCAAGGGAGTGATCATCCAGTCGGGCAACGACGCCAGCGTGGCGCTGGCCGAACACGTGGCCGGCAGCGAGGAGGTGTTTGCGGGCATGATGAACGAGGCGGCCCGGCAGCTGGGCATGAGCGGCACCCATTATGTCAACGCTACCGGTTTGCCGCATCCCGAGCAGTACACAACGGCACGCGACACTGCCCGCCTGGCGGCCGCGCTGATTCGGGAGTTTCCCGACTTCTATGCCTGGTATTCGGAGCGCGAGTACACCTTCAACGAGATCCGCCAGCACAACCGCAACCGGCTTTTGTGGCGCGACCCGTCGGTCGACGGACTCAAGACCGGGCACACCGAATCGGCCGGTTACTGCCTGGTGACCTCGGCCATGCGCGACGGCATGCGTCTGGTCAGTGTGGTCATGGGTACCGACAGCGAGGAGGCCCGGGCGACAGCCAGCCAGTCGCTGCTCAATTACGGGTTCCGTTTCTTCGAAACCTATCAGCTCTACGAGGCCGGCGATGAGCTCAGCGTCGAGCGGGTGTGGAAAGGGCAGTCGGACAGCGTCCGGCTGGGCGTCTCCGAAGACCTGTTCCTGACCATTCCGCGCGGCCGCTATGACGCACTCGAGGCCAGGCTGGAGATGGGTGATACCCTGATAGCGCCCCTGACACAGGGCGAGCGCGTGGGCCGGCTGGTCATTTCACTCGACGACAGCGATCTCGAAGAGCGCGACCTGGTTGCCCTCGATGCGGTCGAGGCAGCCGGCTTTTTCGGCCGTAGCATGGACGCCATGCGGCTATGGGTTGGTGGTCTGTTTGGCGGTGACTGA
- a CDS encoding septal ring lytic transglycosylase RlpA family protein, which produces MRLAVMLMISALAVACAQPQRERPDGPPPALPDPDLIEWPLPHPEPRSAYGNHTPYEVMGQTYRVLDQAAGYSEEGIASWYGTKFHGRMTSSGEPYDMYQLTAAHRTLPLPTWAEVTHLDTGRRIIVRVNDRGPFHADRLIDLSWAAAHALGMTEAGTAPVAVRAITFDEQVEPTPRPARLPVWVQVGAFAEAERAAAVTRELERAGIGPIATEASGSPGEALWRVRIGPVEELRRAVALLERVAELGLGPARYVYP; this is translated from the coding sequence ATGCGCCTGGCTGTCATGCTGATGATCTCGGCGCTGGCGGTCGCCTGTGCACAGCCGCAGCGCGAGCGCCCGGACGGTCCTCCGCCCGCACTGCCGGACCCCGATCTGATCGAATGGCCCCTGCCCCACCCGGAACCGCGCAGTGCGTACGGCAACCACACCCCCTACGAGGTCATGGGGCAGACTTACCGGGTGCTCGACCAGGCGGCCGGCTACAGCGAGGAGGGGATTGCCTCTTGGTACGGCACCAAGTTTCACGGCCGCATGACTTCGTCGGGCGAGCCCTACGATATGTATCAGCTGACCGCTGCGCACCGTACCCTGCCGCTGCCGACCTGGGCTGAAGTGACCCATCTGGACACCGGTCGGCGTATCATCGTGCGGGTCAACGACCGCGGGCCGTTTCATGCGGACCGACTGATCGATCTGTCATGGGCAGCGGCTCATGCCCTGGGCATGACCGAGGCCGGTACAGCGCCAGTGGCGGTACGCGCGATCACTTTCGATGAGCAGGTCGAGCCGACGCCCCGCCCCGCCCGCTTGCCGGTCTGGGTTCAGGTGGGTGCCTTTGCCGAAGCCGAACGGGCCGCAGCCGTCACCCGCGAGCTGGAACGGGCCGGGATCGGACCGATTGCGACCGAGGCATCGGGCAGCCCCGGCGAAGCGCTGTGGCGGGTGCGGATCGGCCCGGTCGAGGAATTGCGTCGCGCCGTGGCGCTGCTCGAGCGCGTCGCTGAACTCGGTCTTGGTCCGGCCCGCTATGTTTATCCGTGA